Proteins encoded together in one Candidatus Magasanikbacteria bacterium RIFOXYB2_FULL_38_10 window:
- a CDS encoding UDP-N-acetylmuramoylalanine--D-glutamate ligase, translating to MGLGGFAKGSGVSCAEFLASRGADLTITDLKSTKDLTHNLRPLKKFKNIKYVLGEHRTSDFENTHWVVKNPDVPPSSAFLSVARVRKTPIDNDITLFFREYGVGRVIGVTGTRGKSTTTALIYEMARRQFKSARFGGNIGESPLRFLDEIKNGPAVLELSNFQLSDLDTIKMSPHVAVWTNLYPDHLNKYPSIAEYIADKEKIFQYQKAGDVAVLNLDNEITKKIGEGLKKAVKGRHVLFFSLQQKPRDGAYIKNNWFVFVEGGKETKICRTAETKLLGEHNLANTLAAICAARFFGVGWPAIKLAIKKFKGVPNRLEVIKKIGGITFINDCTATSPQATIAALRSFALRRVVLITGGNSKGFSLEEMIEEIGEKAKAVVLMPGNVSGEILRGAQGAQIPVKEVKDLKEAVRTARKLAQKGDYIILSPGLTWLPRQNEFARGEEFRKIVKRLS from the coding sequence ATGGGACTGGGTGGGTTTGCCAAAGGCAGTGGCGTGTCCTGTGCCGAGTTTTTGGCGAGCCGCGGTGCGGATTTGACTATTACCGATTTAAAAAGCACTAAAGATTTGACGCACAATTTGCGGCCGCTCAAAAAATTTAAAAACATTAAATATGTTTTGGGTGAACATCGGACGAGTGATTTTGAAAATACACATTGGGTAGTAAAAAATCCAGATGTGCCACCATCTTCAGCTTTTTTGAGTGTGGCGCGCGTGCGTAAGACACCTATTGATAATGACATTACTTTATTTTTTCGCGAATATGGGGTGGGGCGTGTGATTGGCGTCACAGGTACGCGCGGCAAAAGTACCACCACGGCCTTGATTTATGAAATGGCGCGTCGTCAATTTAAGAGCGCGCGGTTTGGAGGTAATATTGGTGAGTCACCTCTAAGGTTTTTAGACGAAATTAAAAATGGTCCGGCAGTTTTGGAATTGTCCAATTTTCAATTATCAGATTTAGATACTATAAAAATGAGTCCGCATGTGGCTGTTTGGACAAATCTTTACCCAGACCATTTAAATAAATATCCTTCTATCGCGGAATATATTGCTGATAAAGAAAAAATTTTTCAGTATCAAAAAGCAGGGGACGTGGCTGTGTTGAATTTAGATAATGAGATAACTAAAAAAATTGGTGAAGGGTTAAAAAAAGCTGTAAAAGGGCGGCACGTTTTGTTTTTTTCTTTGCAACAAAAACCGCGTGACGGCGCGTATATTAAAAACAACTGGTTTGTTTTTGTGGAGGGTGGCAAGGAAACAAAAATTTGTCGGACAGCGGAAACTAAATTACTCGGCGAGCATAATTTGGCTAACACCTTGGCCGCCATTTGCGCCGCCCGTTTTTTTGGTGTTGGCTGGCCAGCCATCAAATTAGCAATTAAAAAATTTAAAGGAGTACCCAATCGGTTGGAGGTTATAAAGAAAATCGGCGGTATCACTTTTATTAATGATTGCACAGCTACCTCGCCGCAAGCCACTATTGCTGCGCTTCGCTCTTTTGCTCTGCGGCGCGTGGTTTTGATTACTGGTGGAAATAGCAAAGGCTTTTCTTTGGAAGAGATGATTGAAGAGATAGGGGAAAAGGCCAAAGCGGTGGTATTGATGCCGGGTAATGTTAGCGGCGAAATTTTAAGAGGCGCACAAGGAGCACAAATTCCTGTTAAAGAGGTCAAAGATTTAAAAGAGGCGGTTCGCACGGCGCGAAAGTTGGCGCAAAAAGGTGATTATATAATTTTATCGCCTGGTTTAACCTGGCTACCGCGGCAAAATGAGTTTGCCAGGGGTGAAGAGTTTAGAAAAATTGTTAAAAGATTGAGTTAA
- a CDS encoding aspartate 1-decarboxylase, with amino-acid sequence MRFVLHAKIHKATVTEANLDYIGSITIDENLIKKVDFWEGEKVLVVSNTSGARLETYVISGPKNSGIICMNGAAAHLIKSGEEIIIMGFELTKKPIKSKNILVDKENKFVKFL; translated from the coding sequence ATGCGCTTTGTATTACATGCTAAAATTCATAAGGCAACCGTAACCGAAGCAAATTTAGATTACATCGGCAGTATTACCATTGATGAAAATTTGATAAAAAAAGTTGATTTTTGGGAAGGAGAAAAGGTACTGGTGGTCAGCAATACCTCCGGCGCGAGGCTGGAAACTTACGTAATTTCCGGTCCTAAAAATTCCGGGATCATTTGTATGAACGGCGCCGCGGCGCATTTAATAAAATCCGGCGAGGAGATTATTATTATGGGTTTTGAGCTAACTAAAAAGCCAATCAAATCAAAAAATATTTTGGTCGATAAGGAAAATAAATTTGTAAAATTTTTGTAA